The following coding sequences are from one Achromobacter sp. B7 window:
- a CDS encoding type VI secretion system Vgr family protein gives MSLQAHIYRFTFTPASGAAFDVIEFTLDEALSETYRLCVELSSFDPAVDFGALLDQPALFTIWRGAVAMRHVHGVVTEFVQGDTGFRRTRYRLVLEPSLARAALCSDWRIYQHLSAPEILADVIKRQGITDYEQVTTQEHLPREYCVQAGDTDLAFIDRLAAEEGYFYRYAHSEHGHRLIHGDRIYIHGEIAGGPVVYNPMPGGDQAEPALHRFSYAERVRTAVQTQRDYTYTHPRYSQEHSPVASDLSHQDARYERYDYPGRYKRDEAGQPFTQTRLLGRRRDARVAVVEGDDARLIPGVAFDLVGHPREDWNHGWRPVRMQHRGVQPSSQEEEGSGSQEGTQYRYTAELVPDKVDWKPEPLPKPRIDGHQMATVVGPPNEEIYCDDWGRVKVQFPWDRVGEHNEHSSCWIRVSQNWAGAQWGHMAIPRIGQEVIVQFANGDPDQPLIIGRTFRATNLPPYELPRHNVLNTIKSKEFRGNRANELRLDDTSAQISAALMSEHGDTQLHLGYLTHPRPSGGQARGEGFELRTDEHGALRAGKGLLLTAETQLHAKGGQLDRSDIVAALQAALELARNLGDYAQKHEGVAHDARPQQTLSDAVRDLGHGANNQSDGSGLGDVGAIGLSAPAGIAAATPAGIVLSAGGNVDSVAQQHQQVSAGDKIVLNAGGDVGLFSQGGALRQIAHQGEMLLQAQHNAIRIQADQSAEITSSQQHVLIAADKHITLLCGGATIKIADGNIELGMPGTFTVKAAQHVFSGPSSASMEFNTWDATPFDDAYVVRDAASLEPLAHTKVELRRGDGAIFQVVTDAQGRLPMQQDLLMDLVSMRTVSADSDAQDNRKENA, from the coding sequence GTGTCTTTGCAGGCGCACATTTATCGTTTTACGTTCACGCCCGCCAGTGGCGCGGCATTCGACGTCATTGAATTCACGCTGGACGAGGCGCTGTCCGAGACGTATCGGCTATGCGTGGAGTTGTCCAGCTTTGATCCCGCGGTGGATTTCGGCGCCTTGCTGGATCAGCCCGCGCTGTTCACGATATGGCGCGGGGCGGTGGCTATGCGGCACGTGCACGGCGTCGTCACCGAATTCGTTCAAGGCGACACGGGCTTTCGGCGCACGCGGTATCGGCTGGTGCTGGAACCGTCTTTGGCGCGCGCCGCGCTGTGTTCCGATTGGCGCATCTACCAGCATCTGTCCGCGCCCGAGATCCTGGCTGACGTCATCAAGCGGCAGGGGATTACCGACTACGAACAGGTGACGACGCAGGAACACCTGCCGCGCGAATATTGCGTGCAGGCCGGCGACACCGACTTGGCGTTTATCGACAGGCTGGCGGCCGAGGAAGGCTATTTCTATCGCTATGCGCATTCGGAGCATGGGCACCGATTGATTCATGGCGACCGGATTTATATCCACGGCGAGATCGCGGGCGGGCCGGTGGTTTACAACCCGATGCCGGGGGGTGATCAGGCAGAACCGGCGTTGCATCGGTTTTCTTATGCCGAGCGCGTGCGCACCGCCGTGCAGACTCAGCGCGACTACACCTACACGCATCCGCGCTATAGCCAGGAACATTCGCCGGTTGCATCGGATCTTTCTCATCAGGATGCCCGCTACGAACGTTACGACTACCCCGGCCGCTACAAACGCGACGAGGCGGGCCAGCCGTTTACCCAGACGCGCTTACTGGGCCGCCGCCGCGATGCGCGCGTGGCGGTGGTCGAAGGGGATGACGCGCGCTTGATTCCTGGCGTGGCGTTCGATCTTGTCGGTCATCCTCGCGAAGATTGGAACCACGGTTGGCGACCCGTGCGGATGCAACATCGGGGCGTGCAGCCGTCGAGCCAGGAAGAAGAAGGATCGGGATCGCAGGAGGGGACGCAGTATCGCTACACCGCTGAACTGGTGCCCGACAAGGTCGATTGGAAGCCCGAGCCCTTACCCAAGCCGCGTATCGACGGCCACCAGATGGCGACGGTGGTTGGCCCGCCCAATGAAGAAATCTATTGCGACGACTGGGGCCGCGTCAAAGTCCAATTCCCGTGGGATCGCGTAGGCGAGCACAACGAACATAGCTCGTGCTGGATTCGCGTATCGCAGAACTGGGCCGGTGCGCAGTGGGGCCACATGGCGATACCTCGCATCGGACAAGAGGTCATCGTGCAATTCGCAAACGGCGACCCGGACCAGCCGCTGATAATCGGCAGAACTTTCCGGGCGACCAATCTGCCGCCGTATGAATTGCCACGGCACAACGTCCTGAACACGATCAAGAGCAAGGAATTCCGGGGCAATCGCGCCAACGAATTGCGCTTGGATGACACGTCCGCGCAGATCAGCGCGGCGTTGATGAGCGAACACGGCGACACGCAGCTGCATCTGGGGTATCTGACGCATCCGCGTCCAAGCGGTGGGCAAGCTCGCGGTGAAGGGTTCGAACTGCGCACGGACGAACATGGAGCGCTGCGGGCGGGGAAGGGGTTGTTGCTGACGGCCGAGACGCAACTGCACGCCAAGGGCGGGCAGTTGGATAGATCCGATATCGTCGCGGCTTTGCAAGCGGCGCTGGAACTTGCCCGCAACCTGGGGGATTACGCCCAGAAGCACGAAGGCGTTGCCCACGACGCCCGGCCGCAGCAAACCCTGTCGGATGCGGTGCGCGACCTGGGCCACGGCGCCAACAACCAGTCGGACGGGAGCGGCCTAGGCGACGTTGGCGCCATCGGCCTAAGCGCCCCAGCCGGCATCGCCGCCGCCACGCCGGCAGGCATCGTATTGTCGGCCGGTGGCAATGTGGACAGCGTCGCGCAACAGCATCAGCAGGTCAGCGCGGGCGACAAGATCGTGCTGAACGCGGGCGGCGATGTAGGCCTGTTCTCGCAAGGCGGTGCGCTGCGACAGATCGCGCATCAAGGCGAAATGCTGCTACAGGCGCAGCACAACGCCATTCGCATCCAGGCCGATCAAAGCGCGGAAATCACGTCCAGCCAACAACACGTGCTGATCGCCGCCGACAAACACATCACGCTGTTGTGCGGCGGGGCGACGATCAAGATTGCCGACGGCAACATCGAACTGGGCATGCCGGGCACGTTTACGGTGAAGGCAGCGCAGCACGTTTTTTCGGGGCCAAGCAGCGCGTCAATGGAATTCAACACCTGGGACGCAACCCCGTTCGACGACGCCTACGTTGTGCGAGACGCCGCCAGCCTAGAGCCGCTGGCGCACACCAAGGTGGAATTGCGCCGGGGTGACGGCGCCATCTTTCAGGTGGTCACCGACGCCCAGGGCCGCCTGCCCATGCAGCAGGATCTGTTGATGGATCTGGTCAGCATGCGCACCGTGTCGGCTGATTCCGACGCACAAGACAATCGCAAGGAAAACGCATGA
- a CDS encoding methyl-accepting chemotaxis protein: MEASLESGAKAGKGGKKKAARAPKVKRKLRLRDARVGTMLLWVMAFFAILIAAVGGLAAFFLQHNYESIREVNALTERAKQVEVINSDMLRARVSLMVAARHLQESGWGSGENSARDAAAALKGATDLLTGVRSRFSDFQKNMLQDDTGRQLSMNLVRRYRSYIDDGVDTMVEALRSEDYSTFYMVNNEYGTPRSAAFIEAISDFSKYIGDQQQATIDQAEANFNRAMVAVGVAVGLALLLMVFCRILFGRLVVRPLVEAGQHFDKIAAGDLTSRVEVKSHNEIGQLMAAVKRMQESLSRTVATVRRGVDEITVGSREIAAGNTDLSSRTEEQAASLEETAASMEELASTVKQNADNARQANQLAASASDVAERGGSAVSEVVSTMQGISASSRKISEIVSVIDGIAFQTNILALNAAVEAARAGEQGKGFAVVAGEVRSLAQRSAQAAKEIKGLIEDSVHKVGAGSQQVERAGATMQEIVASVKRVTDIMGEISAASEEQSSGIDQVNRAVSQMDEVTQQNAALVEEAAAAAGSLQDQAHRLAEAVAVFKINAGEVIEVPAHQLSGYASPTLTQG; encoded by the coding sequence ATGGAAGCGAGTCTCGAATCCGGCGCAAAGGCCGGCAAAGGCGGCAAGAAAAAGGCCGCGCGCGCACCCAAGGTGAAACGCAAGCTACGGCTGCGCGACGCCCGCGTCGGCACGATGCTGCTGTGGGTCATGGCGTTCTTCGCGATCTTGATCGCGGCCGTCGGCGGTCTGGCGGCATTCTTCTTGCAGCACAATTACGAGTCCATTCGCGAAGTCAACGCGCTGACCGAACGTGCCAAGCAGGTCGAGGTCATTAACAGCGACATGCTGCGCGCCCGCGTCAGCCTGATGGTGGCCGCGCGCCACTTGCAGGAATCGGGCTGGGGCAGCGGCGAGAACTCGGCACGCGATGCAGCCGCCGCGCTCAAGGGCGCCACGGACCTGCTGACGGGCGTGCGCAGCCGCTTCTCGGACTTCCAGAAAAACATGCTTCAGGACGACACCGGCCGCCAGCTGTCGATGAACCTGGTGCGCCGCTATCGCTCGTACATTGACGACGGCGTCGACACGATGGTCGAAGCCCTGCGCAGCGAAGACTATTCGACGTTCTACATGGTGAACAACGAATACGGCACGCCGCGCAGCGCCGCCTTCATCGAGGCGATCAGCGACTTCAGCAAGTACATCGGCGACCAGCAGCAAGCGACGATCGACCAGGCCGAAGCCAACTTCAACCGCGCCATGGTTGCCGTGGGCGTCGCCGTTGGCCTGGCCCTGCTGTTGATGGTGTTCTGCCGCATCCTGTTCGGCCGCCTGGTGGTGCGCCCCTTGGTGGAAGCCGGCCAGCACTTCGACAAGATCGCCGCCGGCGACCTGACCAGCCGCGTGGAAGTCAAATCGCATAATGAAATCGGCCAGCTGATGGCTGCCGTCAAGCGCATGCAGGAAAGCCTGTCGCGTACGGTGGCGACGGTGCGCCGTGGCGTGGACGAGATCACCGTGGGTTCGCGCGAGATCGCGGCCGGCAACACGGACTTGTCCAGCCGCACGGAAGAGCAGGCGGCATCGCTGGAAGAAACCGCCGCCTCGATGGAAGAACTGGCATCTACCGTGAAGCAGAACGCCGACAACGCGCGCCAGGCCAATCAATTGGCCGCCAGCGCGTCGGACGTGGCCGAGCGCGGTGGTTCGGCGGTGTCGGAAGTGGTCAGCACGATGCAGGGCATTTCCGCCAGCTCGCGCAAGATTTCCGAAATCGTGTCCGTCATCGATGGCATTGCATTCCAGACCAACATCCTGGCGCTGAACGCCGCCGTGGAAGCGGCGCGTGCCGGCGAGCAAGGCAAGGGCTTTGCGGTGGTGGCGGGCGAAGTGCGCTCGTTGGCCCAGCGCAGCGCGCAGGCCGCCAAAGAAATCAAGGGCTTGATCGAAGACTCGGTGCACAAGGTTGGCGCGGGTTCGCAGCAGGTGGAACGCGCCGGTGCAACGATGCAGGAAATCGTGGCCTCGGTGAAGCGCGTGACGGACATCATGGGCGAGATCTCGGCCGCATCGGAAGAGCAGTCCAGCGGCATCGACCAGGTTAACCGCGCCGTCTCGCAGATGGATGAAGTGACGCAGCAGAACGCGGCGCTGGTGGAAGAAGCGGCGGCTGCCGCCGGTTCGCTGCAAGATCAGGCGCATCGCCTGGCCGAAGCCGTGGCCGTGTTCAAGATCAACGCGGGCGAAGTCATTGAAGTGCCCGCGCATCAACTCAGCGGCTACGCGTCGCCGACGTTGACGCAGGGCTGA
- a CDS encoding methyl-accepting chemotaxis protein yields the protein MFSNLKVRTGLMLAQLAVALAALVAIGLGWNSMQASAVTINALDSLSVQQSNLIKDAYTQMLRATIRADIAAAQRAAGDANGAADNSRTVQQLIGDANKKMEAFKAVPKLTTMGKTAEGELIATFNAFSGALQAMMGALDKGDAATYLTLKNTKAGAASGAFFKQLSDFAGNINTFSEQEVQAARSQASTMTFVYLGLAALILAVSLGAFLFMNRVILRPLRAVSESFDKIAGGDLTVRVEATSSNEIGHLMAAVKRMQESLTRTVSAVRRGVDEINVGSREISAGNTDLSSRTEQQAASLQETAASMEQLASTVKQNADNARQANQLAASASDVAERGGSAVSEVVNTMHDISASSRKISEIVSVIDGIAFQTNILALNAAVEAARAGEQGKGFAVVAGEVRSLAQRSAQAAKEIKGLIEDSVNKVGAGSQQVERAGATMQEIVASVKRVTDIMGEISAASDEQSSGIDQVNRAVSQMDEVTQQNAALVEEAAAAAGSLQEQAERLVQAVAVFKINAGEVIEVPARQLAQQQPQRRAPRVAAPAAAPEAPAEAPAPTRAAPAVRLTHATRAKPAAAAEGATATRPVRRPAPRAAAPAGEAKPAPAPSRRTAPSDDDWESF from the coding sequence ATGTTTAGCAATCTGAAGGTGCGCACGGGCTTGATGCTCGCTCAGTTGGCAGTTGCCCTGGCCGCACTGGTTGCAATTGGTTTGGGCTGGAACAGCATGCAGGCCAGTGCTGTCACGATCAACGCGCTGGATTCGCTGAGCGTGCAGCAAAGCAATCTGATCAAGGACGCGTACACGCAGATGTTGCGCGCCACGATCCGTGCGGATATCGCCGCTGCGCAACGTGCGGCGGGCGACGCGAACGGCGCCGCCGACAACTCGCGCACCGTGCAGCAACTGATCGGCGATGCGAACAAGAAGATGGAAGCGTTCAAGGCCGTGCCCAAGCTCACGACCATGGGCAAGACGGCGGAAGGCGAGCTGATTGCGACGTTCAACGCCTTCTCGGGGGCCTTGCAGGCCATGATGGGCGCGCTGGACAAGGGCGACGCCGCGACGTACCTGACGCTGAAGAACACCAAGGCGGGCGCCGCCAGCGGTGCTTTTTTCAAGCAGCTGAGCGATTTCGCCGGCAACATCAATACCTTCAGCGAACAAGAAGTGCAGGCCGCGCGCTCGCAGGCGTCCACGATGACGTTTGTGTACCTGGGCCTGGCCGCGTTGATCCTGGCCGTGTCGCTGGGCGCCTTCCTGTTCATGAACCGCGTCATCCTGCGCCCCTTGCGCGCCGTCAGCGAGAGCTTTGACAAGATCGCGGGCGGCGACCTGACCGTGCGCGTGGAAGCCACCTCGTCCAATGAAATTGGCCATTTGATGGCGGCGGTCAAGCGCATGCAGGAAAGCCTGACGCGCACCGTGTCGGCCGTGCGCCGTGGTGTAGACGAAATCAACGTGGGCTCGCGTGAAATCTCCGCTGGCAACACGGACCTGTCCAGCCGCACCGAGCAGCAAGCCGCTTCCTTGCAGGAAACCGCCGCGTCGATGGAGCAGCTGGCATCTACCGTCAAGCAGAACGCCGACAACGCGCGCCAGGCCAACCAGTTGGCGGCCAGCGCGTCGGACGTGGCGGAGCGGGGCGGTTCGGCGGTGTCGGAAGTGGTCAACACCATGCACGACATCTCAGCCAGCTCGCGCAAGATCTCGGAAATCGTGTCCGTCATTGACGGCATCGCCTTCCAGACCAACATCCTGGCGCTGAACGCCGCCGTGGAAGCGGCGCGTGCGGGGGAGCAGGGCAAGGGCTTTGCGGTGGTGGCGGGCGAGGTGCGCTCGCTGGCGCAGCGCAGCGCGCAGGCCGCCAAGGAAATCAAGGGCTTGATCGAAGACTCCGTCAACAAGGTTGGCGCGGGTTCGCAGCAGGTCGAACGCGCAGGCGCGACCATGCAGGAAATCGTCGCGTCGGTGAAACGCGTGACGGACATCATGGGTGAGATCTCGGCGGCCTCGGACGAGCAGTCCAGCGGCATCGACCAGGTCAACCGCGCCGTGTCGCAGATGGACGAAGTGACGCAGCAGAACGCGGCGCTGGTGGAAGAAGCCGCCGCGGCGGCCGGTTCGCTGCAAGAGCAGGCCGAACGCCTGGTCCAGGCCGTGGCCGTGTTCAAGATCAATGCGGGTGAAGTCATCGAAGTGCCGGCTCGCCAGCTGGCGCAGCAGCAACCGCAGCGTCGCGCGCCGCGCGTGGCCGCACCGGCTGCCGCGCCCGAGGCGCCCGCCGAAGCGCCGGCACCCACGCGCGCCGCGCCGGCCGTGCGCCTGACGCATGCCACGCGAGCCAAGCCGGCCGCCGCCGCTGAAGGCGCCACCGCGACACGTCCGGTGCGTCGTCCGGCACCGCGCGCCGCCGCCCCGGCAGGTGAGGCCAAACCGGCCCCCGCGCCGAGCCGCCGTACCGCGCCGTCCGACGACGACTGGGAATCTTTTTGA
- a CDS encoding PAS domain-containing methyl-accepting chemotaxis protein, with translation MRVNLPINDVETKLREDQYLISRTDTKGRIVYANPAFVEVSGFTREELIGKPHNIVRHPDMPPEAYADLWETLEAGESWLGLVKNRRKDGGYYWVLANATPIVENDEVVAYSSVRVRPSDEQIEMAEDLYARIREGTARGVRIKRGRPVRAGWRRGLDVIAFPFRRSVRSRMFRHALVSAGIVAGAGAYGLHANWDSLGVWGAGLGCGVIALGVMAIFGMGWSLSRSLLDPMQDAANMARQVAAGNLTTQIIADSDDEVGSLKFSLEVMRKSLIGIAQDVYRGIEGTTHAAVHIARGNQELAGRTEGQASSLQQTAASMEQLTSTVRQNADNARQANQLAASSMDVARRGGVAVGQVVDTMHGISASSRKIADIVSIIEGIAFQTNILALNAAVEAARAGETGKGFAVVAGEVRSLAQKSAQAAKEIKGLIEDSVDRVSEGSAQAEQAGATMEEIVAAVNRVTDIIGEISQASQEQSSGIEQVDTAVSQMDVMTVQNTALVQELGGAVMQLGTQSGALRETIRVFRLTGQP, from the coding sequence GTGCGCGTAAACCTACCCATCAACGATGTGGAAACCAAGCTGCGCGAGGATCAGTACCTGATCTCGCGCACCGACACCAAGGGCCGCATCGTTTACGCGAACCCGGCTTTTGTCGAAGTCAGCGGATTTACCCGCGAAGAACTGATCGGCAAGCCGCACAACATCGTGCGCCATCCCGACATGCCGCCCGAAGCCTACGCAGATCTGTGGGAAACGCTGGAAGCCGGCGAGTCGTGGTTGGGCCTGGTCAAGAATCGTCGCAAGGACGGTGGCTACTACTGGGTGCTGGCCAACGCCACGCCCATCGTCGAGAACGACGAAGTGGTGGCGTATTCGTCCGTGCGCGTGCGCCCGTCCGACGAACAGATCGAGATGGCAGAAGATCTCTACGCCCGCATCCGCGAAGGCACGGCACGCGGCGTCCGCATCAAGCGCGGACGGCCGGTGCGCGCTGGTTGGCGGCGTGGCTTGGACGTGATCGCGTTTCCGTTCCGGCGCAGCGTGCGCAGCCGTATGTTCCGTCATGCCCTGGTGTCCGCGGGCATCGTGGCGGGCGCGGGCGCCTATGGCCTGCACGCCAATTGGGACAGCTTGGGCGTGTGGGGCGCCGGCCTGGGTTGCGGGGTGATCGCGTTGGGCGTGATGGCCATTTTCGGCATGGGCTGGAGCTTGTCGCGGTCGCTGCTGGACCCGATGCAGGATGCCGCCAACATGGCGCGCCAGGTTGCCGCCGGCAATCTCACCACGCAGATCATCGCGGACTCGGATGACGAAGTCGGCAGCTTGAAGTTCTCGCTGGAAGTCATGCGCAAGAGCCTGATCGGCATCGCGCAGGACGTCTATCGCGGCATTGAGGGCACGACGCATGCGGCCGTGCACATCGCGCGCGGCAACCAGGAACTGGCCGGCCGCACGGAAGGGCAGGCGTCTTCCTTGCAGCAGACGGCCGCCAGCATGGAGCAGCTGACGTCGACCGTGCGCCAGAACGCGGACAACGCACGTCAAGCCAACCAATTGGCCGCCAGCAGCATGGACGTGGCGCGGCGCGGTGGCGTGGCGGTGGGTCAGGTGGTGGACACCATGCACGGCATTTCGGCCAGCTCGCGCAAGATCGCCGACATCGTCAGCATCATCGAGGGCATTGCGTTCCAGACCAACATCCTGGCGTTGAACGCTGCCGTGGAAGCGGCCCGCGCCGGCGAAACCGGCAAGGGCTTCGCGGTGGTGGCGGGCGAAGTGCGCAGCCTGGCGCAAAAGAGCGCGCAGGCCGCCAAGGAGATCAAGGGGCTAATTGAGGATTCCGTGGACCGCGTGTCGGAAGGTTCGGCGCAAGCCGAGCAGGCGGGCGCGACGATGGAAGAAATCGTGGCCGCCGTCAATCGGGTCACCGACATCATCGGCGAGATCTCGCAAGCGTCCCAAGAGCAGTCCAGCGGCATCGAGCAGGTCGATACCGCCGTGTCGCAGATGGACGTGATGACCGTGCAGAACACGGCGCTGGTGCAGGAACTGGGCGGTGCGGTGATGCAGCTGGGCACGCAGTCCGGCGCGCTGCGCGAGACGATTCGCGTCTTCCGCCTGACAGGGCAGCCGTAG
- the flgL gene encoding flagellar hook-associated protein FlgL: MRLSTSMMYANGLSGIMAQESDMNRLVEQVGSGRKFLTPADDPLSASLSIGVAQTKSMNSTYGMNRDTAMTNLGQESNVLESITTALQDVRTRVIQAGNGTFADSDRQALSTALKSARDALLGLANSTDGNGQYVFSGYQGGVVPYSQDTTGKIVYSGATGERTVQVDQSRQLSTSDLGSDVFGRANPGSQAYVSTAANGNTGTAQFSTVSVTPGSANIGKNFQVQFEADPTTGSMGYRVTTTDPNANPPVPPVVTPAPPAAATPYTDGAAIDFGGVSVVIKGTPANGDVINVESVQSADLDMFNTLDSLIKVLDSPIAGDEVALAKLNNELATANKKLSNNYDNVLTVAASVGARMNELEALDATGTKKGLTYSKTLSDLEDLDYYAGTSQLALRQVALQAASGAFLTIQGSSLFSRK; the protein is encoded by the coding sequence ATGCGCTTGAGCACCTCGATGATGTACGCGAACGGCCTGAGCGGCATTATGGCTCAGGAATCCGACATGAACCGCCTGGTTGAACAGGTCGGCAGCGGTCGCAAGTTTCTGACGCCCGCGGACGATCCCCTGTCGGCCTCGCTGTCCATCGGCGTGGCGCAGACCAAGAGCATGAACAGCACGTACGGCATGAACCGTGACACGGCCATGACGAACCTGGGGCAGGAAAGCAACGTCCTGGAGTCCATCACCACCGCGTTGCAGGACGTGCGCACCCGCGTCATCCAGGCCGGTAACGGCACGTTTGCCGACAGCGACCGCCAAGCCTTGTCGACCGCGCTGAAAAGCGCCCGCGACGCACTGCTGGGCCTGGCGAACAGTACGGACGGCAACGGCCAGTACGTGTTCTCCGGCTATCAGGGCGGCGTGGTGCCTTACTCGCAGGACACCACGGGCAAGATCGTCTACAGCGGCGCCACCGGCGAACGCACGGTGCAGGTAGACCAATCGCGCCAGTTGTCCACCAGCGATCTGGGCAGCGATGTGTTCGGCCGCGCCAACCCCGGTTCGCAGGCTTACGTCAGCACCGCCGCCAACGGCAACACCGGCACGGCGCAGTTCAGCACGGTGTCGGTCACGCCGGGTTCGGCCAACATCGGCAAGAATTTCCAGGTCCAGTTCGAAGCGGACCCCACCACGGGCAGCATGGGCTACCGCGTCACCACGACGGACCCGAATGCCAACCCGCCCGTGCCGCCCGTCGTCACGCCCGCGCCGCCCGCCGCCGCCACGCCCTATACCGATGGCGCGGCCATCGACTTCGGTGGCGTGTCGGTTGTGATCAAGGGCACGCCGGCCAACGGCGATGTCATCAATGTCGAGTCCGTGCAGTCGGCGGACCTGGATATGTTCAACACGCTGGACAGCCTGATCAAGGTGCTGGATTCGCCGATCGCCGGTGATGAAGTTGCCCTGGCCAAGCTGAACAACGAACTGGCCACGGCCAACAAGAAGTTGTCGAACAACTACGACAACGTCCTGACCGTGGCGGCTTCGGTCGGCGCCCGCATGAACGAGCTGGAAGCGCTGGACGCAACCGGCACGAAGAAGGGGCTGACGTATTCCAAGACGTTGTCGGACCTGGAAGATCTGGATTACTACGCCGGCACCAGCCAGCTTGCCTTGCGCCAGGTGGCGCTGCAAGCCGCGTCCGGCGCGTTCCTGACCATCCAGGGATCCAGCCTTTTCAGCCGCAAATAA
- a CDS encoding methyl-accepting chemotaxis protein: protein MLVNLKVRTCIVLVLLLFTAAMFASNGVAWMGLNSSNAKLEQVNDAYSNQATQLNRAYAAFLRGRLLLANSLMDMQQGKTEQATSQAKRADALMQEGNQQLDAFRKNPRMPGSDAVVQKLEAGYKQFEDVYKRQAAALANLAIQDYLDLNDAGGAANTAFREGVYGVLQFVDARTDELVVQAEVDHRISRTVTIALLAISLLLALGCWLFINRTVLRPLHQAGEHFDKISGGDFTGRIDVRSTNEIGQLFAAIKRMQESLTRTVATVRRGVDEINVGAREISAGNTDLSSRTEQQAASLEETAASMEQLASTVKQNADNARQANQLAASASDVAERGGSAVSEVVSTMQGISASSRKISEIVSVIDGIAFQTNILALNAAVEAARAGEQGKGFAVVAGEVRSLAQRSAQAAKEIKGLIEDSVNKVGAGSQQVERAGATMQEIVASVKRVTDIMGEISAASEEQSSGIDQVNRAVSQMDEVTQQNAALVEEAAAAAGSLQEQAQRLAEAVAVFKINAGEVIEVPARQLAAQQSAPRVSSPQSPPQASTHASAHARASTPSSSAPRASAARLAKPMPAATEPATQESDDEYEAPTQPAPAPAAAPAPAPRKTQVARPKPAATAATVVRPLRRPATRADGAGAGGAATSPSAPAASRRPPPADDDWESF, encoded by the coding sequence ATGCTTGTCAATTTGAAAGTCCGCACCTGTATCGTCCTGGTGCTGTTGCTCTTCACGGCCGCCATGTTCGCGTCGAACGGCGTGGCGTGGATGGGGCTCAATTCCAGCAACGCCAAGCTGGAACAGGTCAATGACGCCTATTCCAATCAGGCGACCCAGCTCAATCGCGCCTACGCCGCGTTCCTGCGGGGCCGCTTGCTGCTGGCCAATTCGCTGATGGACATGCAGCAGGGCAAGACCGAGCAGGCCACCTCGCAGGCCAAGCGCGCAGACGCGCTGATGCAGGAAGGCAACCAACAGCTGGACGCCTTCCGCAAAAACCCCCGCATGCCGGGCTCGGACGCCGTGGTTCAAAAGCTGGAAGCCGGCTACAAGCAGTTCGAAGACGTCTACAAGCGTCAGGCCGCCGCACTGGCGAACCTGGCCATTCAAGATTATCTGGACCTGAACGATGCCGGCGGCGCCGCCAACACGGCGTTCCGCGAAGGCGTGTATGGCGTCTTGCAGTTTGTCGATGCGCGCACCGACGAATTGGTGGTGCAGGCCGAGGTCGACCACCGCATCTCGCGCACGGTCACCATTGCGCTGCTGGCCATTTCGCTGCTGTTGGCGCTGGGTTGCTGGCTGTTCATCAACCGCACCGTGCTGCGTCCGCTGCATCAGGCGGGCGAGCACTTCGACAAGATTTCCGGTGGCGACTTCACGGGCCGTATCGACGTGCGCAGCACCAATGAAATCGGCCAGCTGTTTGCCGCCATCAAGCGCATGCAGGAAAGCCTGACGCGCACGGTGGCCACGGTGCGCCGTGGCGTGGACGAGATCAACGTGGGCGCGCGGGAAATTTCCGCCGGCAACACCGACCTGTCCAGCCGTACGGAACAACAAGCCGCCTCGCTGGAAGAAACCGCTGCGTCGATGGAGCAACTGGCGTCCACCGTCAAGCAGAACGCCGACAACGCTCGCCAGGCCAATCAGCTGGCTGCCAGCGCGTCCGACGTGGCCGAGCGCGGTGGTTCGGCGGTGTCGGAAGTGGTCAGCACGATGCAGGGCATTTCCGCCAGCTCGCGCAAGATCTCGGAAATCGTTTCCGTCATTGATGGCATCGCGTTCCAGACCAACATCCTGGCGCTGAACGCCGCCGTGGAAGCGGCGCGCGCGGGTGAGCAGGGCAAGGGCTTTGCGGTGGTGGCGGGCGAGGTGCGCTCGCTGGCGCAGCGCAGCGCGCAGGCCGCCAAGGAAATCAAGGGCTTGATCGAAGACTCCGTCAACAAGGTTGGCGCGGGTTCGCAGCAGGTCGAACGCGCAGGCGCGACGATGCAGGAAATCGTGGCCTCGGTGAAGCGCGTGACGGACATCATGGGCGAGATCTCGGCAGCGTCGGAAGAACAATCCAGCGGCATCGACCAGGTCAACCGCGCCGTCTCGCAGATGGACGAAGTCACGCAGCAGAACGCGGCGCTGGTGGAAGAAGCGGCCGCTGCGGCGGGCTCGCTGCAAGAGCAGGCCCAACGCCTGGCGGAAGCCGTGGCGGTGTTCAAGATCAATGCGGGCGAAGTCATCGAAGTGCCGGCGCGTCAACTTGCCGCGCAGCAAAGCGCGCCGCGCGTGTCGTCGCCGCAATCGCCGCCGCAAGCTTCCACCCACGCCTCGGCCCACGCCCGCGCATCGACCCCGTCATCGTCCGCCCCTCGCGCCTCTGCCGCGCGCCTGGCCAAGCCGATGCCGGCCGCTACCGAACCGGCAACGCAAGAGTCGGACGACGAATACGAAGCGCCGACGCAGCCCGCACCCGCCCCGGCGGCCGCGCCTGCGCCCGCGCCGCGCAAGACCCAGGTGGCGCGCCCCAAGCCGGCGGCTACCGCCGCCACGGTGGTGCGCCCGTTGCGCCGCCCGGCGACGCGCGCTGATGGCGCCGGCGCGGGCGGAGCGGCAACGTCTCCCTCCGCGCCCGCCGCCAGCCGCCGTCCGCCGCCCGCGGATGATGATTGGGAGTCCTTCTGA